A genomic region of Papaver somniferum cultivar HN1 chromosome 7, ASM357369v1, whole genome shotgun sequence contains the following coding sequences:
- the LOC113296511 gene encoding uncharacterized protein LOC113296511, producing the protein MEASPRANLFAFKCVQNMLATNDKLSQYTDIPNRCAFCSQHGETMEHICFTCPFARSVWFASASSPFPPNTYPSSVVNWILQLHINPAGWNNYQGQWMAKCIITIWYIWLARCDKVFRGIDTNPGTEIKWTAQATLARHPSTNRPSCRHFIDQNSACPPLGTQKINFSGIYDTHNQNGQIALILRSSNGWCREVKQLRCRVQSQHEAEMQAALEATIWVNQLNSNAIQIEGNCAEIIKAIKGEACHVNWRARSRLASIHEEIRENGNESFRVNNQGLR; encoded by the coding sequence ATGGAAGCTTCACCTAGAGCTAATCTGTTTGCCTTTAAATGTGTTCAAAATATGCTTGCGACTAATGATAAGCTTTCTCAATACACCGACATACCTAACAGATGTGCTTTTTGTTCTCAACATGGAGAGACAATGGAGCATATCTGCTTCACATGTCCGTTCGCTCGAAGCGTTTGGTTCGCGTCAGCCAGCAGTCCTTTCCCACCAAACACTTACCCGTCTTCGGTGGTTAATTGGATTCTACAATTACATATTAACCCTGCAGGTTGGAATAACTATCAGGGGCAATGGATGGCTAAATGTATAATTACCATCTGGTATATTTGGCTGGCTCGTTGTGATAAGGTTTTCAGGGGCATTGACACTAATCCTGGAACAGAAATAAAGTGGACTGCTCAAGCAACTCTAGCAAGACATCCAAGCACAAACAGACCTTCATGTAGACATTTCATAGACCAGAATTCGGCATGCCCACCCTTGGGAACACAAAAAATCAACTTTTCAGGAATCTATGACACGCATAACCAAAATGGACAAATAGCTTTGATTCTCAGAAGTTCTAATGGCTGGTGCAGGGAAGTGAAGCAGCTGCGATGCAGAGTGCAAAGTCAGCATGAGGCGGAGATGCAGGCAGCCTTGGAAGCAACAATATGGGTAAATCAGTTGAATTCCAATGCTATCCAAATTGAAGGAAACTGCGCTGAAAtcatcaaagcaatcaaaggagAGGCCTGCCACGTCAACTGGAGAGCAAGATCCAGACTTGCAAGCATTCACGAGGAAATTAGGGAAAACGGAAATGAGTCATTTCGTGTCAATAATCAGGGTTTAAGATGA